In Chitinophaga nivalis, a single genomic region encodes these proteins:
- a CDS encoding AraC family transcriptional regulator, protein MGVRNLYRPFEMVQADLESWSNQPMTYHFFEIIHIQEGSGIRVVNQNRFPYRKGSVFLFTPRDCRGFEVTTPTRFISVRFSDLFVGQCTATAERARIGEWLKQLEYLFFNHNKQEELLIKQPGDCKMIASLMSNMLTEYEQKPAYYESNLQYFVTLLLNIVARNVSGDSSRNEKTDSEPLISRMVTHIKQQIYYPQELKLEFLATKFNLSANYVGEYFKKQTGESLQQFIICYKLNLVELRVSYSDLTIGEIAYELGFTDESHLSRLFKKYFGMSPAMFRKQRKEQQAHPEIGVR, encoded by the coding sequence ATGGGCGTACGGAATTTATACAGACCGTTTGAAATGGTGCAGGCAGATCTGGAAAGCTGGAGTAACCAGCCGATGACCTATCATTTCTTTGAGATCATCCATATCCAGGAGGGCAGTGGTATCCGGGTGGTGAATCAAAACCGGTTCCCTTACCGGAAAGGCAGCGTTTTTTTATTTACGCCGCGGGATTGCCGCGGATTTGAAGTGACTACTCCCACCCGTTTTATATCGGTCAGATTTTCAGATTTATTTGTAGGACAGTGTACGGCTACCGCAGAGCGGGCACGTATCGGAGAATGGCTGAAACAACTGGAATATCTCTTTTTCAATCATAACAAGCAGGAAGAATTACTGATCAAACAGCCGGGAGATTGTAAGATGATTGCTTCGCTGATGAGTAATATGCTGACAGAATACGAACAGAAACCTGCTTACTACGAAAGTAACCTGCAGTATTTTGTGACGTTGTTATTGAATATTGTTGCACGGAATGTGTCGGGAGACAGTAGCCGGAATGAGAAAACGGATAGTGAGCCGCTGATCAGCCGCATGGTCACCCATATCAAGCAGCAGATTTATTACCCGCAGGAATTGAAACTGGAATTTCTGGCAACGAAGTTTAACCTGTCTGCCAATTATGTGGGAGAATATTTCAAGAAACAGACGGGGGAGAGTCTGCAGCAGTTTATTATTTGCTATAAACTGAACCTGGTGGAGCTACGGGTGTCCTATAGTGACCTGACCATCGGAGAGATCGCCTATGAGCTGGGATTCACGGATGAAAGCCATTTAAGCCGTTTATTTAAGAAATACTTTGGTATGAGTCCGGCGATGTTCCGGAAACAACGAAAAGAACAGCAGGCGCATCCGGAAATAGGGGTGCGGTAA
- the bla gene encoding class A beta-lactamase, translating to MFRMNQYGCDFRLTGLLLFLGFPVIVSGQQTLMDKLKKIADGASGKIGIYAAMPETGKHISLNGDTAFPMQSVYKFPIAMAILDQVDKGKLTLDQPIMIYKSDMIPAGGISPVRDKYPEGKVALPLRELLWYNVGESDGSACDVLLRLLGGTAAAHAYVQGLGRREIVIATTEQVQVANDTIQYQNRSTPAAMTALLLQVQEGRVLSQASREFLLHLMITSGPGKKRLKGELPVGTVVAHKTGTAGTINGLTRATNDVGIITLPGGKHIAISVFIKDSRDSQEKREAVIAAVAKAVWDAWVD from the coding sequence ATGTTCAGAATGAATCAATACGGGTGCGACTTTCGGCTTACTGGTCTCTTACTGTTTTTAGGTTTTCCGGTGATTGTATCCGGGCAACAAACATTGATGGATAAACTGAAAAAAATAGCTGACGGCGCTTCGGGCAAGATAGGTATATATGCTGCAATGCCGGAAACAGGGAAACATATTTCTTTGAACGGAGATACTGCATTCCCGATGCAGAGTGTTTACAAGTTTCCCATTGCCATGGCAATACTAGATCAGGTAGATAAAGGCAAGCTAACACTGGATCAGCCTATCATGATTTATAAATCGGATATGATACCGGCCGGCGGCATCAGCCCGGTGCGGGATAAATATCCGGAAGGAAAAGTAGCGCTGCCGCTACGGGAACTGTTGTGGTATAATGTGGGCGAAAGCGATGGGTCGGCCTGTGATGTATTATTGCGGCTGCTGGGTGGTACGGCTGCGGCGCATGCATATGTACAGGGATTAGGCAGGCGGGAAATCGTAATTGCTACTACAGAACAGGTGCAGGTAGCCAATGATACGATTCAATACCAGAACCGGTCAACGCCGGCAGCGATGACGGCATTGTTGCTGCAGGTGCAGGAAGGCCGGGTACTGAGTCAGGCCAGTCGTGAATTTTTATTGCACCTGATGATTACATCCGGGCCGGGAAAAAAACGTTTGAAAGGAGAGCTGCCGGTGGGTACAGTAGTGGCGCATAAAACAGGAACGGCAGGTACCATAAATGGTTTAACCAGGGCTACCAATGATGTGGGTATTATTACGTTGCCAGGCGGAAAACATATAGCCATTTCCGTATTTATTAAAGACTCCCGCGATAGCCAGGAAAAAAGAGAAGCCGTGATTGCAGCTGTGGCCAAGGCTGTATGGGATGCGTGGGTAGATTAA
- a CDS encoding aminotransferase-like domain-containing protein, with product MKKNDRFLYLRLADKIETMIHQGVYAIGDKLPSVRSLHKEHGISISTALQVYTHLEKRGWVTAREKSGYFVQYAQPIRPQLPPVTNPSPMAAEVRIYDQVEMFLQKQKGKKFISLIGESPHISLLPTLKLNKALQQIARSHTTAYLPYGDLIGHEPLRRHIARLSLHWGGALHPEQIVVTNGAIEGAGLALRAVAKAGDTIAIESPTFFGLLQAIESLGMKALEIPTDPATGVSLDKLEHAFRKKKVQACLFTTNYNNPLGSCMPDSHKAQLALLLQQYQIPLIEDDVYGDLHFAPERPKTIKTYDRDGLVLYCSSFSKTIAPGLRIGWITGGRYHDKIARLKFMTSASTGLLPQLLITNFLEQQRMDLHLKTLRQTIHTQMMQVARIVQQCFPADTQLTRPGGGISSWVVLPSRVDTRLLHRQAMTHHFTFTPGGLFSSQDKYHHCLRLSGSNPVNEDQIWALQLLGKLIHQQLK from the coding sequence ATGAAAAAAAACGACCGCTTTTTATACCTCCGGCTGGCCGACAAGATAGAAACCATGATCCATCAGGGCGTGTATGCTATCGGAGATAAACTGCCTTCTGTCAGATCGCTGCATAAAGAACACGGCATCAGTATCAGCACGGCGCTGCAGGTATATACCCACCTGGAAAAAAGAGGCTGGGTAACCGCCCGGGAAAAATCAGGTTACTTTGTACAATATGCACAGCCGATCCGGCCACAGTTACCACCGGTCACCAATCCGTCGCCGATGGCGGCAGAAGTGCGGATATATGATCAGGTAGAAATGTTTTTACAAAAGCAGAAAGGCAAAAAGTTCATTTCGCTGATCGGAGAATCACCGCATATTTCCCTGCTGCCTACCCTGAAGCTCAACAAAGCGCTGCAACAGATCGCCCGCTCCCATACTACGGCTTATTTGCCCTACGGAGATCTCATCGGCCACGAGCCGCTGCGGCGGCATATCGCCCGGCTATCGTTGCATTGGGGCGGCGCCCTTCATCCGGAACAGATTGTCGTCACCAACGGCGCTATAGAAGGCGCGGGACTGGCTTTGCGGGCCGTCGCCAAAGCCGGCGATACCATCGCCATTGAATCGCCTACTTTCTTCGGATTGCTGCAGGCCATAGAAAGCCTGGGCATGAAAGCCCTGGAAATCCCTACCGATCCGGCTACCGGTGTTAGTCTGGATAAACTGGAACATGCTTTCCGCAAGAAAAAAGTACAGGCTTGTCTTTTTACCACCAATTATAATAACCCACTGGGCAGCTGCATGCCCGACAGTCATAAGGCGCAGCTGGCACTGTTGCTGCAGCAATACCAGATCCCGTTGATTGAAGACGATGTATATGGCGATCTGCACTTTGCACCGGAACGGCCCAAAACCATTAAAACCTATGACCGCGACGGACTCGTATTATATTGTTCTTCCTTCTCCAAAACCATTGCACCCGGCCTGCGCATCGGCTGGATTACAGGTGGCCGCTACCACGATAAAATAGCCCGCCTCAAATTCATGACATCTGCCAGTACCGGCCTGCTGCCACAGCTACTCATCACCAACTTCCTGGAACAGCAACGGATGGACCTGCACCTGAAAACCCTGCGCCAAACCATTCATACACAAATGATGCAGGTAGCCAGAATTGTGCAACAATGTTTTCCGGCCGACACGCAGCTCACCCGCCCGGGTGGCGGTATCAGCTCCTGGGTAGTATTGCCGTCCCGCGTAGATACCCGCCTGCTGCACCGCCAGGCAATGACACATCATTTTACCTTTACACCCGGCGGCCTCTTCTCCAGCCAGGATAAATACCATCACTGCCTGCGGCTTTCCGGGAGTAATCCGGTCAATGAAGACCAAATCTGGGCTTTACAACTGCTGGGAAAACTCATTCATCAACAGTTAAAATAA
- a CDS encoding glucose 1-dehydrogenase, whose amino-acid sequence MALLANKTAVITGGNSGIGYATAADFLEKGAKVLITGRKPDAVQRAVHDLGNAAEGFTADQSSLEDAKKLAAYVHSRYGKIDILFVNAGVGKFVPLESATEAEFDEIMDINFKGAFFTVQALLPLLNEGGTIILLSSINAYLGMPGAAIYGASKAALNSLGRTLARELAPRKIRVNIVNPGPVDTPIFSKTGVPEEEAKAMQAKVVSGVPVGRIGRPEEVARLVSFLASDEATYINGGEYTIDGGALVHPLIL is encoded by the coding sequence ATGGCATTACTCGCAAATAAAACGGCAGTTATTACAGGAGGCAACAGCGGCATCGGCTATGCAACAGCAGCAGATTTTTTGGAGAAAGGAGCAAAGGTGTTGATTACAGGACGTAAACCGGATGCAGTACAACGGGCTGTACATGATCTGGGCAATGCGGCGGAAGGTTTTACAGCAGACCAATCCAGCCTGGAAGACGCGAAGAAACTGGCAGCGTATGTACATAGCCGTTATGGAAAAATTGATATTCTTTTTGTCAATGCAGGAGTGGGCAAATTTGTACCATTGGAATCGGCAACAGAAGCGGAGTTCGATGAAATTATGGATATCAATTTCAAGGGCGCATTTTTTACCGTGCAGGCGCTGTTGCCTTTACTGAATGAAGGGGGAACCATTATTCTGCTGTCTTCCATCAATGCTTACCTGGGCATGCCGGGAGCTGCTATATATGGCGCCAGCAAAGCCGCATTGAATTCACTGGGCCGGACGCTGGCCAGAGAACTGGCGCCCCGGAAGATCCGGGTGAACATCGTCAACCCAGGGCCGGTAGATACCCCGATTTTCTCCAAAACGGGTGTACCGGAGGAAGAAGCAAAAGCCATGCAGGCTAAAGTAGTCAGTGGTGTGCCGGTGGGCAGAATAGGCAGACCGGAAGAAGTAGCCAGACTGGTGTCCTTCCTGGCTTCTGACGAGGCTACCTACATCAACGGTGGAGAATATACTATAGACGGAGGTGCTTTAGTGCATCCGTTGATCCTTTAA
- a CDS encoding DNA-3-methyladenine glycosylase family protein: protein MIRQKIKIPVKDATNFSFAACLPFLGRSDKECLHYIQGDKLLKMLLVAGEPVVVEITAGTTAAYLQATVLAPAGDPVPEQPIIDYITHWLHLDGVLQPFYDYTLTDPLLNGLAQAYHGLRLVGMPDLFEAISWPIIGQQINLTFAYTLRQRFITHFGYHARIGETDFYLYPHPAVIAALTPEQLTPMQFSRSKALYLIATARELAEGRLSESQLAAMDYEEARERLIALKGIGNWSANYTLMKYRRFPQSVLLEDVGLQNAIKARLQLPAKPTMAELQQYTAPWKEHAAYATFYLWRSLLPQ from the coding sequence ATGATCAGGCAGAAAATAAAGATACCGGTAAAAGATGCCACCAACTTTTCCTTTGCAGCATGCTTACCTTTCCTGGGCAGATCCGATAAGGAATGCCTGCATTATATACAGGGCGACAAATTGCTGAAGATGTTACTGGTAGCAGGTGAGCCGGTAGTGGTGGAAATTACAGCCGGTACCACTGCCGCATACCTGCAGGCCACTGTACTGGCTCCTGCCGGAGATCCCGTGCCGGAGCAACCCATCATCGATTATATTACACACTGGCTACACCTGGATGGTGTATTGCAACCTTTTTATGATTATACCCTCACAGATCCGTTGCTGAATGGGCTGGCACAGGCCTACCATGGCCTGCGGCTGGTAGGAATGCCGGATTTGTTTGAAGCCATCAGCTGGCCGATTATCGGACAACAGATTAACCTGACTTTCGCTTATACATTACGGCAACGTTTTATTACGCATTTCGGATACCATGCCCGGATCGGAGAAACAGATTTTTATCTGTATCCGCATCCGGCTGTTATCGCGGCGCTTACGCCGGAGCAGCTTACACCGATGCAGTTTTCCAGAAGTAAGGCATTATACCTGATTGCAACAGCCCGCGAGCTGGCAGAAGGCCGGCTCAGCGAATCGCAGCTCGCTGCCATGGACTATGAGGAGGCACGGGAACGGCTAATCGCACTGAAAGGTATTGGTAACTGGTCAGCCAACTATACCCTGATGAAGTATCGTCGTTTCCCGCAATCTGTGCTGCTGGAAGATGTGGGATTACAGAATGCCATCAAGGCCCGGTTGCAGCTGCCAGCCAAACCCACGATGGCCGAACTGCAACAGTATACGGCTCCCTGGAAAGAACACGCCGCTTACGCTACCTTTTACCTGTGGCGCTCTTTGTTGCCGCAATAA
- a CDS encoding alkene reductase, which yields MKLQEPIATTQLTLKNRIVMAPMSRRRAPEGIPEDIVATYYAQRASAGLIIAESTSVSANGLGYSMLPGIYNAAQIAGWKKVTTAVHDKGGKIFIQLVHSGRMGHPLNLPGGGPLVAPSAVGAAGTVATPNGVLPIPVPEALSTAGVKAMIATHLQAVENALEAGFDGIEWHAAHGYLMEQFLHPHTNQRTDEYGGSIENRSRFILEIVAGTIALAGADRVGIRFSPFATLNDQPDYAEETASHFYLAAKLNSMAIRYIHLSDQSSNGYHPIPSDYIRLLRQQFHQWIILCGGYDQANAEATLQRNEADLIAFGRPFISNPDLVERFKHAQTLALPDKNTFYEGGPKGLIDYPVWLPAE from the coding sequence ATGAAATTACAGGAACCAATTGCCACTACACAACTGACTTTAAAAAACAGGATCGTGATGGCGCCCATGAGCAGAAGAAGAGCACCGGAGGGTATTCCGGAAGATATCGTGGCCACCTACTATGCCCAACGTGCTTCAGCAGGATTGATCATTGCTGAAAGCACCAGCGTCAGCGCCAACGGACTAGGTTACAGCATGCTTCCAGGCATTTATAATGCAGCACAAATAGCAGGATGGAAAAAAGTAACTACAGCAGTACATGATAAGGGCGGGAAAATTTTCATACAACTCGTGCACTCCGGCAGAATGGGACACCCCCTGAACCTTCCTGGCGGCGGCCCGCTGGTAGCGCCTTCCGCAGTAGGTGCCGCCGGCACTGTTGCTACGCCCAACGGTGTGCTGCCTATTCCCGTGCCCGAAGCACTGAGCACTGCCGGTGTAAAAGCCATGATAGCCACGCACCTGCAGGCCGTAGAAAATGCCCTGGAAGCAGGTTTCGACGGTATCGAATGGCATGCTGCCCATGGTTATCTCATGGAACAGTTTCTACATCCGCATACCAATCAACGTACCGACGAATATGGCGGCAGCATCGAAAACCGCAGCCGCTTTATCCTGGAGATCGTAGCCGGTACGATTGCACTGGCAGGCGCCGACCGCGTAGGGATCCGCTTCTCTCCTTTCGCCACCCTCAACGATCAACCGGATTATGCAGAAGAAACGGCTTCTCATTTTTACCTTGCAGCGAAACTAAACAGCATGGCTATACGCTATATTCATCTATCGGATCAATCATCCAACGGTTATCATCCGATACCATCCGATTATATCCGTTTGCTGCGACAACAATTTCATCAGTGGATCATCCTCTGTGGCGGATATGACCAGGCAAATGCAGAAGCAACGTTGCAACGTAATGAGGCCGATCTTATTGCTTTTGGAAGACCATTTATTTCCAATCCGGATCTCGTAGAACGCTTCAAACATGCACAAACACTGGCATTGCCGGATAAAAATACTTTTTATGAAGGCGGCCCGAAAGGACTGATCGATTATCCGGTATGGTTACCTGCGGAATAG
- a CDS encoding aminotransferase-like domain-containing protein, with protein MLKTADHLYLQVADNIEQLIEKEVMKIGEKLPSVRMLSRQQGISMTTAFQAYYHLEAKGLIESRPKSGYYIRFNTRRMPPMPDTCQPVKKASEATVNDMVMEVFNHMNREDILKFSVATPPVQILPAAKMSKAVIHAMRQLHAGGIGYEPLQGNELLRGQIARIALSWGSTFTADDVITTSGCMDALTLCLAATTQPGDTIAVESPAYYGALQLAESLNLKVLEVPTHPVTGVDLDYLDKAIPRHKIRACLFSTNFNNPMGACVPDKNKKELVSIIVKHDIALIEDDIYGDLYFGKERPANCKTFDKHGHVLLCNSFSKTLAPGYRVGWTMPGKYKEKVLLLKQNHSIACSSLPQAAVGHFLEIGRYEHHLRNLRKIMHTQCLRYSQAISEYFPDTSRISRPQGGCVLWIELEDHVNTFELFQQALKHKISICPGRIFSLQNRYNNCFRLSFGNPWSKSIDEGLKTLGKLIRKIS; from the coding sequence ATGTTAAAAACTGCCGATCATCTCTACCTCCAGGTAGCCGATAATATAGAACAGCTGATTGAAAAGGAAGTCATGAAAATCGGCGAAAAACTGCCGTCGGTACGTATGCTGAGTAGACAGCAGGGTATCAGCATGACCACCGCCTTCCAGGCCTATTACCACCTGGAAGCCAAAGGCCTCATTGAATCCAGGCCTAAATCGGGCTATTACATCCGTTTCAATACGCGACGCATGCCACCCATGCCCGACACCTGCCAGCCGGTTAAAAAGGCCTCAGAAGCCACCGTGAATGATATGGTGATGGAAGTGTTCAATCATATGAACCGGGAGGATATCCTTAAATTTTCCGTGGCTACACCGCCGGTACAGATCCTGCCGGCAGCCAAGATGAGCAAAGCCGTTATCCATGCTATGCGGCAGTTACATGCCGGTGGCATCGGTTATGAACCCCTCCAGGGGAATGAATTGCTGCGCGGACAAATAGCCCGCATAGCGCTCAGCTGGGGTAGTACCTTTACCGCCGATGATGTGATTACCACCAGCGGTTGTATGGATGCCCTCACACTCTGTCTCGCAGCTACTACGCAGCCCGGCGATACCATTGCCGTGGAAAGCCCCGCCTACTACGGCGCCCTGCAACTGGCCGAAAGTTTGAACCTGAAAGTGCTGGAAGTACCCACGCATCCTGTCACCGGTGTAGACCTCGACTACCTCGACAAAGCCATTCCCCGGCATAAAATCAGGGCATGCCTGTTTTCCACCAACTTCAACAATCCAATGGGCGCCTGTGTACCCGATAAAAATAAAAAGGAACTGGTCAGCATCATTGTAAAACATGATATCGCCCTCATTGAAGACGATATCTACGGGGATCTTTACTTTGGCAAAGAACGGCCGGCTAACTGCAAAACGTTCGATAAACACGGACACGTACTGTTATGTAACTCCTTCTCCAAAACACTCGCACCCGGATACCGCGTAGGATGGACCATGCCAGGCAAATACAAGGAAAAGGTGCTGCTCCTGAAACAGAATCATTCCATCGCCTGCTCTTCCCTCCCACAGGCAGCGGTAGGGCACTTTCTGGAAATAGGCCGTTATGAACACCACCTCCGGAACCTGCGGAAAATCATGCATACCCAGTGTCTGCGGTATTCGCAGGCTATCAGCGAATACTTCCCGGACACCAGCCGCATCTCACGCCCGCAAGGTGGCTGTGTACTATGGATTGAACTGGAAGATCACGTCAATACGTTTGAACTGTTCCAGCAGGCGCTGAAACATAAAATCAGTATCTGCCCGGGCAGGATCTTCTCCCTGCAAAACCGGTACAACAACTGTTTTCGTCTCAGCTTCGGCAATCCCTGGAGTAAATCCATCGACGAAGGGTTAAAAACACTGGGAAAACTGATTCGTAAAATCAGCTGA
- a CDS encoding pyridoxal phosphate-dependent decarboxylase family protein, whose protein sequence is MEMKLQDDLQQTDQLLQLTKDFSSKFLAAIDQLPADKQPGEPVHLPLPVAGMGGAATLELFQQQYGDDLAAPAGPRYWGFVTGGVTPAALMGDWITSAMDLNSSDKSSVAFHIERETITLLRSLLGLPDDFLGAFVSGATMANLTGLAIGRQWLGQQRGIDIGRDGMAGLQDLRVVSALPHSSIGKALSMLGMGRDNIIRLSVPDDRECVDIAALKNYLEANKGVPLIYVANAGTVNTVDFDDIAALVALKKEYGFWLHIDAAFGGFAACSDTYKHLLQGWEAADSITIDAHKWLNVPYDSAMIFSRHPDLQVAVFQNAGAAYLGDPAANFNFINYIPENSRRLRALPAWFSLMAYGKEGYKWLVENDIILAKELGMLLQQDNTFTLLAPVRMCVVCFTLNVPAASREAAVDAFLEALNSSGVVCMTRTVYKGVPGIRAALVNWRTTTKDVLLAYHTMKDLAATIVNQY, encoded by the coding sequence ATGGAGATGAAACTACAGGATGATCTGCAACAGACCGACCAGCTGTTGCAGCTGACCAAAGACTTTAGCAGTAAATTTTTAGCAGCCATAGATCAATTACCGGCCGATAAACAACCTGGGGAGCCTGTGCATTTGCCACTGCCGGTAGCTGGGATGGGTGGCGCTGCTACACTGGAATTATTCCAACAACAATATGGCGATGACCTGGCAGCTCCTGCAGGTCCCCGTTACTGGGGATTTGTCACCGGTGGCGTAACACCCGCGGCACTCATGGGCGACTGGATTACATCGGCCATGGATCTGAATTCATCGGATAAAAGCTCTGTCGCTTTTCATATAGAGCGGGAGACCATTACATTATTAAGATCGCTGTTGGGATTACCGGACGATTTCCTGGGGGCATTCGTTAGCGGTGCTACCATGGCTAACTTAACCGGACTGGCCATTGGCCGTCAGTGGCTGGGGCAACAACGTGGTATTGATATTGGTCGTGATGGTATGGCTGGTCTGCAAGACCTTCGGGTAGTATCGGCGCTGCCACACTCCAGTATCGGCAAAGCCTTATCCATGCTGGGGATGGGAAGAGATAATATTATCCGCCTGTCGGTACCGGATGACCGGGAATGTGTGGATATTGCCGCCTTGAAAAATTACCTGGAAGCCAACAAAGGCGTTCCTTTAATATATGTGGCCAACGCCGGTACCGTGAATACCGTAGACTTTGACGATATCGCGGCATTGGTGGCGCTGAAAAAAGAATATGGCTTCTGGTTGCACATCGATGCGGCATTCGGTGGATTTGCCGCCTGCAGCGATACTTACAAACATTTGCTGCAGGGTTGGGAAGCCGCAGACAGTATTACCATAGATGCCCACAAGTGGCTCAATGTACCGTACGATTCGGCGATGATTTTTTCCCGGCATCCCGATCTGCAGGTAGCCGTATTTCAAAATGCAGGTGCCGCTTATCTGGGCGATCCGGCGGCCAACTTTAATTTTATCAATTACATTCCGGAGAACTCGCGTCGCCTGCGTGCCCTGCCCGCCTGGTTTTCATTGATGGCCTATGGTAAAGAAGGATATAAGTGGCTGGTGGAAAATGATATTATCCTGGCTAAAGAGCTGGGCATGTTATTGCAGCAGGACAACACCTTCACCTTGCTGGCGCCGGTGCGTATGTGCGTGGTGTGCTTTACGCTGAATGTACCCGCTGCCTCCCGGGAGGCTGCCGTAGATGCTTTCCTGGAAGCATTGAACAGCAGTGGGGTGGTATGTATGACGCGTACGGTATATAAAGGCGTACCGGGTATCCGTGCGGCATTGGTTAACTGGAGAACAACTACTAAAGATGTATTGCTGGCCTATCATACGATGAAAGACCTGGCCGCAACCATCGTGAATCAATATTAA
- a CDS encoding ArsR/SmtB family transcription factor, with translation MDAAVIEKAANAIADKHRLNIIMEVAKKGKLVCGDVCDFTCLSQPTVSHHVKILVDSGVLNSAKNGRIVELTLNREMMKQLSMFFLQLS, from the coding sequence ATGGATGCAGCAGTTATTGAAAAAGCAGCAAATGCCATCGCAGATAAGCATCGGTTGAATATTATCATGGAAGTGGCGAAGAAGGGAAAGCTTGTTTGTGGCGATGTTTGTGACTTTACATGTTTGTCGCAGCCAACGGTTTCTCACCATGTGAAGATATTAGTAGACAGCGGTGTGTTAAACTCCGCTAAGAACGGCAGGATAGTAGAATTAACGCTGAACAGGGAAATGATGAAACAGTTGTCTATGTTCTTTTTACAGTTAAGCTGA
- a CDS encoding carboxymuconolactone decarboxylase family protein, whose product MQQRMDISSVLPAGFKAMKELQAFLDNCGLDHTLAELIKIRASQINGCAFCLNMHTADARKHGETEKRLYNLAAWQEAPFYTEKERAALALTEAVTLLSVTRVPDDVYNAAAAVFSQEELAKVIMAIVVINSWNRIVVTTRLIPE is encoded by the coding sequence ATGCAACAGCGAATGGATATCTCCAGTGTATTACCGGCAGGATTTAAAGCCATGAAAGAACTACAGGCTTTCCTGGATAACTGCGGATTGGATCACACCCTGGCAGAACTGATCAAAATACGGGCATCACAGATCAATGGCTGCGCCTTTTGTTTAAACATGCATACGGCAGATGCCCGTAAACATGGTGAAACAGAAAAACGCCTTTATAATCTGGCAGCCTGGCAGGAAGCACCTTTCTATACAGAAAAGGAAAGAGCTGCGCTGGCACTCACGGAAGCAGTCACCCTGTTGTCTGTTACCCGTGTACCAGACGACGTATATAACGCGGCAGCCGCTGTGTTTTCACAGGAAGAACTGGCCAAAGTGATTATGGCGATTGTGGTAATCAACTCCTGGAACCGCATCGTGGTAACTACCCGGCTGATACCGGAATAA
- a CDS encoding methylated-DNA--[protein]-cysteine S-methyltransferase gives METIYHLRIDTPVGPLQISGTATCIGEVTFTEDPPVDVAPPPALLLDCAQQLLEYFKGDRKVFDIPIAQPGTAFQQTVWQQLQTIPYGQTISYQQLAHRIHNPRSIRAVGTTNGKNRLAIIIPCHRVIGSDGTLIGYGGGLWRKRWLLAHERTDLFTGLL, from the coding sequence ATGGAAACAATATATCATCTTCGTATAGACACGCCCGTTGGTCCGCTGCAGATCAGTGGTACGGCCACCTGTATCGGGGAAGTCACCTTTACGGAGGACCCGCCGGTAGATGTGGCGCCGCCGCCGGCTTTGCTGCTGGATTGTGCGCAGCAGTTGCTGGAATATTTCAAGGGTGACCGCAAAGTGTTTGACATCCCCATTGCCCAACCCGGTACTGCTTTTCAGCAAACAGTCTGGCAACAGTTACAGACGATTCCCTATGGACAAACGATTTCCTATCAACAGCTGGCCCATCGTATTCATAATCCCCGGAGTATCCGGGCAGTAGGTACTACCAATGGTAAAAACAGACTGGCCATCATTATACCCTGTCACCGGGTGATTGGCAGCGATGGTACCCTGATTGGCTATGGCGGCGGTTTGTGGCGAAAACGCTGGTTACTGGCACATGAACGTACAGACCTGTTTACGGGATTGTTATAA